Proteins encoded by one window of Simiduia curdlanivorans:
- a CDS encoding tetratricopeptide repeat-containing sulfotransferase family protein, translated as MDTQVEWSALLAQSRQAMSEQNWPRLNQCCKAWLSRWPNHSEGHFLAGVLAGQSERYQLAARAFERALSLDEQRCDAAVHLARCLVRTAEHGRAAELVRIASPDIQSSAFLLDLAGSVLTHVGCHLEALPYFTKAVQLKPSNPHYLSNLSACALFNGEMLLARDSLLKNLELRPKDARAWWQLSRLKQSAPEVLSGQICQFLSSWSEPQDLAYANYGLGKLAEDVDDWVSASRYYQAAAAQAKLIAPPYNQATESALVSAIIKHYDASWLAQAKLAAVKINASDETNPLFIVGLPRTGTTLVDAVLCAHSAVSGAGELQFLGVGVKSLSGVLSADPINADIMTAMAGVNADKLAERYWRESNYLGRLGRYRTDKLPFNYYYLGLIAAAFPRGKIVHLTRHPLDACFAIYKQLFAGAYAFSYNLDELAEYYLGYHRLMAHWRSLLGDRLVEVSYENLVANPEEEIRSLLVRLDLPFESACLNFHQQKNTVATASAAQVREKPHTRSVGRWQHFTELMAPVREKLTQAGVLQFARN; from the coding sequence TTGGATACTCAAGTTGAATGGTCTGCATTGCTCGCCCAAAGTCGGCAAGCCATGTCAGAACAAAATTGGCCGCGACTAAATCAATGCTGCAAGGCGTGGTTAAGTCGCTGGCCAAATCATTCTGAAGGTCACTTTCTTGCAGGTGTGCTCGCCGGGCAATCAGAGAGATATCAACTTGCTGCGCGCGCCTTTGAACGCGCCTTAAGTCTAGATGAGCAGCGCTGTGACGCGGCGGTTCATCTGGCCCGTTGTTTAGTTCGAACAGCTGAGCATGGCCGCGCAGCCGAATTAGTTCGCATAGCGAGTCCGGATATACAAAGCAGTGCATTTCTGCTCGATTTGGCCGGCTCGGTGTTGACCCACGTTGGGTGTCATCTAGAGGCGCTGCCTTATTTCACTAAAGCCGTTCAGCTAAAACCGTCGAATCCGCATTACTTAAGTAATCTCTCTGCGTGCGCACTGTTCAATGGCGAGATGTTATTGGCGCGCGATAGTCTCTTGAAAAATCTAGAATTAAGGCCGAAAGACGCACGTGCTTGGTGGCAGCTTTCACGCTTAAAGCAGAGCGCGCCTGAAGTCCTTAGCGGCCAAATTTGTCAATTTCTTTCTAGTTGGTCTGAACCACAAGATCTCGCTTATGCTAATTATGGCTTAGGTAAGTTAGCGGAAGATGTCGATGATTGGGTGAGTGCTTCCCGTTATTATCAAGCGGCTGCAGCACAGGCAAAGTTAATCGCACCGCCATATAATCAAGCAACAGAATCGGCTTTAGTTTCCGCTATTATTAAGCATTACGATGCCAGCTGGCTTGCCCAAGCTAAGCTCGCGGCAGTAAAAATTAATGCGTCTGACGAAACGAATCCGCTCTTTATTGTTGGTTTACCGCGTACCGGCACCACACTGGTGGATGCAGTTCTGTGTGCCCACTCTGCAGTGTCTGGTGCAGGCGAGTTACAGTTTCTTGGTGTAGGTGTTAAGTCTTTGAGTGGAGTCTTAAGTGCAGACCCAATTAATGCCGACATAATGACGGCAATGGCGGGTGTTAATGCTGACAAGCTGGCTGAGCGTTATTGGCGTGAATCGAATTATTTGGGGCGATTAGGCCGTTATCGAACTGATAAGCTGCCCTTTAATTATTACTACCTTGGGCTCATTGCAGCCGCTTTCCCGCGCGGGAAAATTGTCCATCTGACGCGCCACCCGCTTGACGCTTGCTTTGCCATCTATAAACAGTTGTTCGCCGGTGCCTATGCGTTTTCATACAACCTTGATGAGTTGGCGGAATACTATTTAGGTTATCACCGCTTGATGGCGCATTGGCGAAGTTTACTGGGCGATCGCTTGGTCGAGGTTAGTTACGAAAATTTGGTTGCCAACCCAGAAGAGGAGATTCGATCATTATTGGTGCGGTTGGATTTACCGTTCGAGTCAGCCTGCCTCAATTTTCATCAGCAAAAAAACACCGTAGCAACAGCAAGTGCGGCGCAAGTGCGGGAAAAGCCGCATACGCGCTCCGTCGGTCGATGGCAGCACTTTACCGAGTTAATGGCGCCGGTTAGAGAAAAATTAACCCAAGCCGGCGTGCTCCAATTTGCGCGTAATTGA